A window from Gossypium raimondii isolate GPD5lz chromosome 7, ASM2569854v1, whole genome shotgun sequence encodes these proteins:
- the LOC105761468 gene encoding nuclear poly(A) polymerase 4 isoform X2, with protein sequence METQSPNGSLQKQSLPPKNYGITKPISLAGPSEADIQRNTELEKFLIESGLYESKEEAAKREEVLGHISEIVKSWVKQLTRQRGYTDQMVEEANAVIFTFGSYRLGVHGPGADIDTLCVGPSYVNREEDFFIILHDILAEMEEVTELQPVPDAHVPVMRFKFQGISIDLLYASISLLVVPDDLDISRESVLHNVDEQTVRSLNGCRVADQILKLVPNVKHFRMTLRCLKFWAKRRGVYSNVTGFLGGVNWALLVARVCQLYPNAVPSMLVSRFFRVYTQWRWPNPVMLCSIEEDELGFPVWDPRKNPRDRFHHMPIITPAYPCMNSSYNVSLSTLRVMMEQFQFGNRICEEIELNKAQWSALFEPHLFFEAYKNYLQVDIVSADADDLLAWKGWVESRLRQLTLKIERDTNGMLQCHPYPNEYVDTSKQFPHCAFFMGLQRKEGVSGLEGQQFDIRGTVDEFRQEISMYMYWKPGMDIYVSHVRRRQLPAFVFPDGYRRPRSLRHPSQQTGKTCEDVTTSRSGSAERQIKRKRDDETVDEKLNKPEKRASISPLRMESVSPDIITSKSVGTSHNSNGQAVKVEHRGTVDLDSLRGQTSLDIDDSSVVRSVESAEQIGLPFRQELLSPCEVSDFETRETCKAGLNQEKTADSTSAFINDPEIGSSRRILNWKGVGAEVDQEVVKACNQTAAVEIAESVFGSSSNAQNLNCKGSVCGADLDSLLEKGHLNASAVFQNSLSEELKPSISVGKVVNSQDGARLSLKSTA encoded by the exons ATGGAGACTCAGAGCCCGAACGGATCTTTGCAGAAACAATCACTGCCTCCGAAGAATTATGGAATCACGAAACCAATATCACTCGCGGGGCCTAGTGAGGCTGATATTCAGCGGAATACGGAATTAGAGAAG TTTCTGATAGAGTCGGGGCTTTACGAGAGCAAAGAGGAGGCTGCGAAAAGAGAGGAGGTTCTTGGCCATATCTCTGAG ATTGTAAAAAGTTGGGTAAAGCAATTAACTCGTCAAAGAGGCTACACTGATCAGATGGTGGAGGAAGCAAATGCTGTCATTTTCACTTTTGGATCATACCGTTTAGGG GTGCATGGACCTGGGGCTGACATAGACACTTTGTGTGTTGGGCCATCTTATGTGAACCGAGAG GAAGATTTCTTCATCATTTTGCATGATATTTTGGCTGAGATGGAAGAAGTCACTGAACTTCAACCGGTTCCAGATGCTCATGTCCCAGTAATGAGGTTCAAGTTCCAAGGGATATCTATTGATCTTCTTTATGCAAGTATATCTCTTTTGGTCGTTCCAGAT GACCTTGACATCTCACGTGAATCTGTGCTGCATAATGTTGATGAGCAAACTGTTCGAAGTCTTAATGGGTGCAGGGTTGCTGATCAAATCCTTAAACTTGTCCCAAATGTCAAG CACTTCCGCATGACACTTAGATGTTTGAAGTTCTGGGCAAAGAGGCGTGGAGTTTATTCTAAT GTTACTGGATTCCTAGGAGGTGTAAATTGGGCTCTTCTAGTTGCTCGTGTGTGCCAACTTTATCCCAATGCAGTACCTAGCATGCTGGTTTCTCGATTTTTCAGAGTTTATACTCAATGGAGGTGGCCAAACCCTGTTATGTTGTGTTCAATAGAAGAGGATGAACTTGGCTTTCCAGTCTGGGATCCGCGCAAGAATCCTCGGGACCGTTTCCATCATATGCCAATAATTACTCCTGCATATCCTTGCATGAATTCCAGTTACAATGTCTCTTTAAGTACACTTCGTGTTATGATGGAACAGTTCCAATTTGGTAATAGAATATGTGAG GAGATTGAGCTAAACAAAGCTCAATGGAGTGCTTTGTTTGAGCCTCATCTTTTCTTTGAGGCATACAAAAACTATCTACAAGTTGACATAGTTTCGGCAGATGCTGATGATTTACTGGCATGGAAAGGCTGGGTAGAGTCTCGGCTTAGACAGCTAACCTTGAAG ATAGAGCGGGACACAAATGGAATGTTGCAGTGTCACCCTTACCCAAACGAGTATGTTGATACATCCAAGCAGTTCCCACATTGTGCTTTTTTCATGGGTTTGCAGAGGAAAGAGGGAGTGAGTGGTCTAGAAGGTCAACAATTTGACATACGTGGAACAGTTGATGAGTTCAGACAAGAGATAAGCATGTACATGTACTGGAAACCAGGAATGGATATTTATGTTTCTCATGTTCGTAGGAGGCAGCTCCCAGCGTTTGTTTTCCCTGATGGATATAGACGGCCTCGATCATTGAGGCATCCAAGCCAGCAGACTGGAAAAACTTGTGAAGATGTCACGACGTCCCGCTCAGGCTCTGCGGAAAGACAAATTAAGAGAAAACGTGATGATGAGACAGTTGATGAAAAATTGAACAAGCCTGAGAAGCGAGCCTCAATTAGCCCCCTGAGAATGGAGTCGGTTTCTCCAGATATTATTACAAGCAAGTCTGTTGGAACATCTCATAATAGCAATGGTCAAGCAGTTAAAGTAGAGCATCGAGGAACTGTGGATCTTGATAGCTTACGAGGGCAGACTTCTTTAGACATAGATGATTCATCAGTAGTTAGAAGTGTAGAGTCAGCTGAGCAGATAGGCTTACCGTTTAGGCAGGAGTTGCTTTCTCCATGTGAAGTTTCTGATTTTGAAACAAGAGAAACATGCAAGGCTGGCTTGAATCAAGAGAAAACTGCAGATTCGACATCAGCTTTCATCAATGATCCTGAAATTGGATCTTCTAGGAGAATTTTGAACTGGAAAGGAGTGGGTGCCGAGGTCGATCAAGAGGTGGTCAAAGCATGTAATCAAACAGCAGCGGTAGAAATTGCTGAAAGTGTATTTGGGTCAAGTTCCAATGCGCAGAACCTCAATTGCAAG GGTAGTGTCTGCGGAGCTGATTTGGATTCACTTCTGGAAAAAGGGCACCTGAATGCTAGTGCTGTTTTCCAAAACAGCTTGTCTGAAGAATTAAAG CCAAGTATCTCAGTTGGAAAGGTTGTAAATTCACAAGATGGAGCTAG GTTGAGTTTGAAGTCAACGGCATAA
- the LOC105761468 gene encoding nuclear poly(A) polymerase 4 isoform X3, which produces METQSPNGSLQKQSLPPKNYGITKPISLAGPSEADIQRNTELEKFLIESGLYESKEEAAKREEVLGHISEIVKSWVKQLTRQRGYTDQMVEEANAVIFTFGSYRLGVHGPGADIDTLCVGPSYVNREEDFFIILHDILAEMEEVTELQPVPDAHVPVMRFKFQGISIDLLYASISLLVVPDDLDISRESVLHNVDEQTVRSLNGCRVADQILKLVPNVKHFRMTLRCLKFWAKRRGVYSNVTGFLGGVNWALLVARVCQLYPNAVPSMLVSRFFRVYTQWRWPNPVMLCSIEEDELGFPVWDPRKNPRDRFHHMPIITPAYPCMNSSYNVSLSTLRVMMEQFQFGNRICEEIELNKAQWSALFEPHLFFEAYKNYLQVDIVSADADDLLAWKGWVESRLRQLTLKIERDTNGMLQCHPYPNEYVDTSKQFPHCAFFMGLQRKEGVSGLEGQQFDIRGTVDEFRQEISMYMYWKPGMDIYVSHVRRRQLPAFVFPDGYRRPRSLRHPSQQTGKTCEDVTTSRSGSAERQIKRKRDDETVDEKLNKPEKRASISPLRMESVSPDIITSKSVGTSHNSNGQAVKVEHRGTVDLDSLRGQTSLDIDDSSVVRSVESAEQIGLPFRQELLSPCEVSDFETRETCKAGLNQEKTADSTSAFINDPEIGSSRRILNWKGVGAEVDQEVVKACNQTAAVEIAESVFGSSSNAQNLNCKGSVCGADLDSLLEKGHLNASAVFQNSLSEELKVLLHHHTCYFPVTVLKTLTVFCV; this is translated from the exons ATGGAGACTCAGAGCCCGAACGGATCTTTGCAGAAACAATCACTGCCTCCGAAGAATTATGGAATCACGAAACCAATATCACTCGCGGGGCCTAGTGAGGCTGATATTCAGCGGAATACGGAATTAGAGAAG TTTCTGATAGAGTCGGGGCTTTACGAGAGCAAAGAGGAGGCTGCGAAAAGAGAGGAGGTTCTTGGCCATATCTCTGAG ATTGTAAAAAGTTGGGTAAAGCAATTAACTCGTCAAAGAGGCTACACTGATCAGATGGTGGAGGAAGCAAATGCTGTCATTTTCACTTTTGGATCATACCGTTTAGGG GTGCATGGACCTGGGGCTGACATAGACACTTTGTGTGTTGGGCCATCTTATGTGAACCGAGAG GAAGATTTCTTCATCATTTTGCATGATATTTTGGCTGAGATGGAAGAAGTCACTGAACTTCAACCGGTTCCAGATGCTCATGTCCCAGTAATGAGGTTCAAGTTCCAAGGGATATCTATTGATCTTCTTTATGCAAGTATATCTCTTTTGGTCGTTCCAGAT GACCTTGACATCTCACGTGAATCTGTGCTGCATAATGTTGATGAGCAAACTGTTCGAAGTCTTAATGGGTGCAGGGTTGCTGATCAAATCCTTAAACTTGTCCCAAATGTCAAG CACTTCCGCATGACACTTAGATGTTTGAAGTTCTGGGCAAAGAGGCGTGGAGTTTATTCTAAT GTTACTGGATTCCTAGGAGGTGTAAATTGGGCTCTTCTAGTTGCTCGTGTGTGCCAACTTTATCCCAATGCAGTACCTAGCATGCTGGTTTCTCGATTTTTCAGAGTTTATACTCAATGGAGGTGGCCAAACCCTGTTATGTTGTGTTCAATAGAAGAGGATGAACTTGGCTTTCCAGTCTGGGATCCGCGCAAGAATCCTCGGGACCGTTTCCATCATATGCCAATAATTACTCCTGCATATCCTTGCATGAATTCCAGTTACAATGTCTCTTTAAGTACACTTCGTGTTATGATGGAACAGTTCCAATTTGGTAATAGAATATGTGAG GAGATTGAGCTAAACAAAGCTCAATGGAGTGCTTTGTTTGAGCCTCATCTTTTCTTTGAGGCATACAAAAACTATCTACAAGTTGACATAGTTTCGGCAGATGCTGATGATTTACTGGCATGGAAAGGCTGGGTAGAGTCTCGGCTTAGACAGCTAACCTTGAAG ATAGAGCGGGACACAAATGGAATGTTGCAGTGTCACCCTTACCCAAACGAGTATGTTGATACATCCAAGCAGTTCCCACATTGTGCTTTTTTCATGGGTTTGCAGAGGAAAGAGGGAGTGAGTGGTCTAGAAGGTCAACAATTTGACATACGTGGAACAGTTGATGAGTTCAGACAAGAGATAAGCATGTACATGTACTGGAAACCAGGAATGGATATTTATGTTTCTCATGTTCGTAGGAGGCAGCTCCCAGCGTTTGTTTTCCCTGATGGATATAGACGGCCTCGATCATTGAGGCATCCAAGCCAGCAGACTGGAAAAACTTGTGAAGATGTCACGACGTCCCGCTCAGGCTCTGCGGAAAGACAAATTAAGAGAAAACGTGATGATGAGACAGTTGATGAAAAATTGAACAAGCCTGAGAAGCGAGCCTCAATTAGCCCCCTGAGAATGGAGTCGGTTTCTCCAGATATTATTACAAGCAAGTCTGTTGGAACATCTCATAATAGCAATGGTCAAGCAGTTAAAGTAGAGCATCGAGGAACTGTGGATCTTGATAGCTTACGAGGGCAGACTTCTTTAGACATAGATGATTCATCAGTAGTTAGAAGTGTAGAGTCAGCTGAGCAGATAGGCTTACCGTTTAGGCAGGAGTTGCTTTCTCCATGTGAAGTTTCTGATTTTGAAACAAGAGAAACATGCAAGGCTGGCTTGAATCAAGAGAAAACTGCAGATTCGACATCAGCTTTCATCAATGATCCTGAAATTGGATCTTCTAGGAGAATTTTGAACTGGAAAGGAGTGGGTGCCGAGGTCGATCAAGAGGTGGTCAAAGCATGTAATCAAACAGCAGCGGTAGAAATTGCTGAAAGTGTATTTGGGTCAAGTTCCAATGCGCAGAACCTCAATTGCAAG GGTAGTGTCTGCGGAGCTGATTTGGATTCACTTCTGGAAAAAGGGCACCTGAATGCTAGTGCTGTTTTCCAAAACAGCTTGTCTGAAGAATTAAAG GTCCTGCTCCACCATCATACGTGCTATTTTCCAGTAACTGTGCTTAAGACCTTGACTGTGTTTTGTGTCTAA
- the LOC105761386 gene encoding receptor-like protein kinase HSL1, with amino-acid sequence MSKTRFTFLFFIFFFITVIYSQSVNHNERTLLLNVKQQLDNPPSISSWNSSSSPCDWPEIICTAGSVTRLHLRDKNIMTTIPPSICDLKNLTFLDLSLNFIPGEFPSTLYNCSKLQYLNISQNYFVGEIPDDIHRLSTLVSLDINGNNFSGNIPPSIGRLPLLQTLYLHQNLFNGTFPKEIGDLSNLQTLGLAYNGFSAMEIPWEFGFLKKLVYLWMTEVNLIGEIPESLNNLSSLVHLDLSRNNLEGPIPSNLFTFENLTYVYLFKNHLSGEIPKAIDALNLVQVDLSQNNLTGEIPQGFGELRYLDFFNLFSNQLTGELPESFGRLPALRDFKVFDNNLTGVLPPDFGLHSKLEAFEVSENQFSGRLPENLCAGGVLQGVVAHTNNLEGEIPKSLGNCSSLLTFQLQHNKFSGEIPSSLWNTFNLSSLMLSNNSLTGELPSDVAWNMSRVEISNNNFSGEIPAGISSWSNLVVFKASNNLFSGQIPKEITNLTRLITLLLDGNDFSGELPSEVISWESLNTLDVSNNNLSGQIPAAIGSLPDLINLDLSENHFTGEIPYGIGNLKLTSLNLSSNQLSGKIPYQLENPAYENSFLNNVDLCSDDPKLNLPSCTSMVNEPKRFSSKHVAMIVPLAILVSLVIVVLVLFIVRDYYKRKKIGQYLETWKLTSFQRLNFSEMNILSNLVDDNLIGVGGSGLVYRVEIDRSGEFVAVKKIGNCEKLDRKLEQEFLSEVEILGNIRHCNIVKLLCCISSEDSKLLVYEYMENQSLDKWLHGNKRSFPRGVLDWPTRLKIAIGAAQGLCYMHHECPTPIIHRDVKSSNILLDKEFKAKIADFGLAKMLTRHASHTMSTVAGSFGYLAPEYAYTTKVNTKVDVYSFGVVLLELVTGREANSANDSMSLVQKAWQNFSEGDKSIIEILDPEVKESCCLGAMIMVYKVGIVCTRASPSTRPSMKEVLHVLQRWCPEDGWSTKRVGSEFDVAPLLGGAGAAAGATYFSSYKNSEEGSEDRV; translated from the exons ATGTCTAAAACCCGGTTCacatttctcttcttcatcttcttcttcatcacaGTGATATATTCACAGTCCGTAAACCACAATGAACGGACCCTTCTTCTCAACGTTAAGCAGCAACTGGACAATCCACCGTCCATATCTTCATGGAACTCATCATCTTCGCCGTGTGATTGGCCGGAGATAATCTGCACCGCCGGTTCCGTCACCAGACTCCACCTCCGTGACAAAAACATTATGACAACGATTCCGCCGTCAATATGTGACCTCAAAAACCTCACTTTCCTAGACCTTTCCTTGAATTTCATCCCTGGGGAATTCCCTAGTACGCTTTACAATTGTTCAAAGCTTCAATACCTAAACATTTCTCAAAACTATTTTGTCGGTGAAATCCCTGACGATATTCACCGATTATCAACTCTTGTTTCCCTTGATATTAATGGTAATAATTTTTCTGGGAATATTCCACCCAGTATTGGGAGATTACCACTGTTGCAAACGTTATATTTACACCAAAACCTTTTCAATGGAACATTTCCTAAAGAAATTGGTGATTTGTCCAATCTTCAAACTCTGGGTCTGGCTTATAATGGCTTTTCCGCCATGGAAATACCTTGGGAATTTggtttcttgaagaaattggtgTATTTATGGATGACGGAAGTCAATTTGATCGGTGAAATCCCGGAAAGTTTAAACAATCTTTCGAGCTTAGTGCATTTGGATTTGTCGAGAAACAATTTGGAAGGTCCAATTCCAAGTAATTTGTTTACTTTCGAGAATCTAACTTATGTGTATCTCTTCAAAAATCATCTTTCAGGTGAAATACCCAAAGCCATTGATGCTTTGAATTTGGTTCAAGTTGATCTTTCCCAGAATAATTTGACCGGCGAAATTCCACAAGGGTTCGGCGAGTTGCggtatttggatttttttaactTGTTTTCGAACCAGTTGACCGGAGAATTGCCGGAAAGTTTCGGTCGACTGCCTGCTTTGAGGGATTTTAAGGTTTTTGACAACAACTTGACTGGAGTTTTGCCGCCGGACTTCGGGCTTCATTCAAAGCTGGAAGCATTCGAGGTGTCGGAGAATCAATTCAGCGGCAGATTGCCGGAGAATTTATGCGCCGGTGGTGTTTTACAAGGAGTGGTGGCTCATACAAACAATCTCGAAGGTGAAATACCGAAATCGCTCGGGAATTGTTCGAGTTTACTCACTTTTCAACTTCAACACAACAAGTTTTCCGGCGAGATTCCGTCAAGTTTATGGAACACTTTCAATTTATCGTCTTTGATGTTAAGCAACAATTCGCTTACCGGCGAGTTACCGAGCGATGTTGCATGGAACATGTCGAGGGTCGAAATCAGCAACAACAATTTCTCCGGCGAAATCCCAGCCGGAATTTCATCATGGTCGAATTTGGTCGTCTTTAAAGCCAGCAACAATTTGTTTTCCGGTCAAATCCCCAAGGAGATAACCAATCTTACTCGACTCATCACATTACTTCTCGACGGCAATGATTTTTCCGGCGAACTACCGTCGGAAGTCATCTCGTGGGAATCGTTGAATACATTGGATGTATCCAACAACAATCTATCGGGTCAAATCCCTGCTGCAATCGGATCCTTACCCGATTTAATCAACTTGGATTTATCCGAAAACCATTTTACTGGTGAAATCCCATATGGGATCGGCAACTTGAAGCTCACTTCTCTGAATTTATCATCAAATCAACTTTCCGGGAAAATCCCATATCAGTTGGAAAATCCTGCATATGAAAACAGCTTTTTGAACAATGTTGATCTATGTTCAGATGATCCAAAACTAAATCTTCCAAGCTGTACTTCCATGGTGAATGAGCCCAAGAGATTTTCATCTAAACATGTCGCCATGATTGTACCTCTTGCAATCCTTGTTTCCTTGGTTATTGTTGTACTGGTGCTTTTCATTGTTAGAGACTACTATAAGAGGAAGAAGATTGGGCAATATTTAGAGACATGGAAGCTGACCTCATTTCAGAGATTGAACTTCAGTGAAATGAACATATTGTCCAATTTAGTAGATGATAATCTCATCGGTGTTGGTGGCTCGGGGTTGGTTTATCGGGTTGAAATCGATCGTTCCGGGGAATTTGTTGCGGTGAAGAAAATCGGGAATTGTGAGAAACTTGATCGCAAGCTTGAGCAAGAGTTTCTATCAGAAGTTGAAATATTGGGAAACATTCGTCATTGCAACATAGTGAAGCTATTGTGTTGTATTTCGAGTGAGGATTCGAAGCTTTTAGTGTACGAGTATATGGAGAATCAGAGCCTTGATAAATGGCTTCATGGGAATAAAAGGTCATTTCCTCGTGGTGTTTTGGATTGGCCGACGAGGTTGAAAATTGCTATTGGAGCCGCACAGGGATTGTGTTACATGCACCATGAATGTCCTACACCGATCATCCACCGTGACGTGAAGTCGAGCAATATTCTGTTGGACAAGGAGTTCAAGGCCAAAATTGCAGACTTTGGACTTGCAAAAATGCTAACAAGGCATGCATCGCACACAATGTCAACAGTTGCAGGGTCTTTTGGTTACCTTGCCCCAG AGTACGCGTACACGACGAAAGTCAATACGAAGGTCGATGTCTACAGCTTTGGAGTGGTGCTACTCGAATTGGTGACGGGAAGAGAAGCGAATAGCGCGAATGATAGTATGAGCCTAGTGCAAAAGGCATGGCAAAACTTCTCGGAGGGTGATAAATCCATAATTGAAATACTTGATCCAGAGGTAAAAGAATCATGTTGCTTGGGGGCAATGATAATGGTATACAAGGTAGGGATCGTTTGTACACGCGCATCGCCTTCAACCAGGCCGTCGATGAAGGAAGTTCTGCATGTACTCCAACGCTGGTGTCCTGAGGATGGCTGGAGTACCAAAAGAGTGGGAAGTGAGTTCGACGTTGCTCCACTTCTTGGCGGTGCCGGTGCCGCTGCCGGTGCCACATATTTTTCCAGCTACAAGAATAGTGAAGAGGGATCCGAGGATAGAGTTTAG
- the LOC105761468 gene encoding nuclear poly(A) polymerase 4 isoform X1, with protein sequence METQSPNGSLQKQSLPPKNYGITKPISLAGPSEADIQRNTELEKFLIESGLYESKEEAAKREEVLGHISEIVKSWVKQLTRQRGYTDQMVEEANAVIFTFGSYRLGVHGPGADIDTLCVGPSYVNREEDFFIILHDILAEMEEVTELQPVPDAHVPVMRFKFQGISIDLLYASISLLVVPDDLDISRESVLHNVDEQTVRSLNGCRVADQILKLVPNVKHFRMTLRCLKFWAKRRGVYSNVTGFLGGVNWALLVARVCQLYPNAVPSMLVSRFFRVYTQWRWPNPVMLCSIEEDELGFPVWDPRKNPRDRFHHMPIITPAYPCMNSSYNVSLSTLRVMMEQFQFGNRICEEIELNKAQWSALFEPHLFFEAYKNYLQVDIVSADADDLLAWKGWVESRLRQLTLKIERDTNGMLQCHPYPNEYVDTSKQFPHCAFFMGLQRKEGVSGLEGQQFDIRGTVDEFRQEISMYMYWKPGMDIYVSHVRRRQLPAFVFPDGYRRPRSLRHPSQQTGKTCEDVTTSRSGSAERQIKRKRDDETVDEKLNKPEKRASISPLRMESVSPDIITSKSVGTSHNSNGQAVKVEHRGTVDLDSLRGQTSLDIDDSSVVRSVESAEQIGLPFRQELLSPCEVSDFETRETCKAGLNQEKTADSTSAFINDPEIGSSRRILNWKGVGAEVDQEVVKACNQTAAVEIAESVFGSSSNAQNLNCKGSVCGADLDSLLEKGHLNASAVFQNSLSEELKPSISVGKVVNSQDGARSETLQKPVMRLSLKSTA encoded by the exons ATGGAGACTCAGAGCCCGAACGGATCTTTGCAGAAACAATCACTGCCTCCGAAGAATTATGGAATCACGAAACCAATATCACTCGCGGGGCCTAGTGAGGCTGATATTCAGCGGAATACGGAATTAGAGAAG TTTCTGATAGAGTCGGGGCTTTACGAGAGCAAAGAGGAGGCTGCGAAAAGAGAGGAGGTTCTTGGCCATATCTCTGAG ATTGTAAAAAGTTGGGTAAAGCAATTAACTCGTCAAAGAGGCTACACTGATCAGATGGTGGAGGAAGCAAATGCTGTCATTTTCACTTTTGGATCATACCGTTTAGGG GTGCATGGACCTGGGGCTGACATAGACACTTTGTGTGTTGGGCCATCTTATGTGAACCGAGAG GAAGATTTCTTCATCATTTTGCATGATATTTTGGCTGAGATGGAAGAAGTCACTGAACTTCAACCGGTTCCAGATGCTCATGTCCCAGTAATGAGGTTCAAGTTCCAAGGGATATCTATTGATCTTCTTTATGCAAGTATATCTCTTTTGGTCGTTCCAGAT GACCTTGACATCTCACGTGAATCTGTGCTGCATAATGTTGATGAGCAAACTGTTCGAAGTCTTAATGGGTGCAGGGTTGCTGATCAAATCCTTAAACTTGTCCCAAATGTCAAG CACTTCCGCATGACACTTAGATGTTTGAAGTTCTGGGCAAAGAGGCGTGGAGTTTATTCTAAT GTTACTGGATTCCTAGGAGGTGTAAATTGGGCTCTTCTAGTTGCTCGTGTGTGCCAACTTTATCCCAATGCAGTACCTAGCATGCTGGTTTCTCGATTTTTCAGAGTTTATACTCAATGGAGGTGGCCAAACCCTGTTATGTTGTGTTCAATAGAAGAGGATGAACTTGGCTTTCCAGTCTGGGATCCGCGCAAGAATCCTCGGGACCGTTTCCATCATATGCCAATAATTACTCCTGCATATCCTTGCATGAATTCCAGTTACAATGTCTCTTTAAGTACACTTCGTGTTATGATGGAACAGTTCCAATTTGGTAATAGAATATGTGAG GAGATTGAGCTAAACAAAGCTCAATGGAGTGCTTTGTTTGAGCCTCATCTTTTCTTTGAGGCATACAAAAACTATCTACAAGTTGACATAGTTTCGGCAGATGCTGATGATTTACTGGCATGGAAAGGCTGGGTAGAGTCTCGGCTTAGACAGCTAACCTTGAAG ATAGAGCGGGACACAAATGGAATGTTGCAGTGTCACCCTTACCCAAACGAGTATGTTGATACATCCAAGCAGTTCCCACATTGTGCTTTTTTCATGGGTTTGCAGAGGAAAGAGGGAGTGAGTGGTCTAGAAGGTCAACAATTTGACATACGTGGAACAGTTGATGAGTTCAGACAAGAGATAAGCATGTACATGTACTGGAAACCAGGAATGGATATTTATGTTTCTCATGTTCGTAGGAGGCAGCTCCCAGCGTTTGTTTTCCCTGATGGATATAGACGGCCTCGATCATTGAGGCATCCAAGCCAGCAGACTGGAAAAACTTGTGAAGATGTCACGACGTCCCGCTCAGGCTCTGCGGAAAGACAAATTAAGAGAAAACGTGATGATGAGACAGTTGATGAAAAATTGAACAAGCCTGAGAAGCGAGCCTCAATTAGCCCCCTGAGAATGGAGTCGGTTTCTCCAGATATTATTACAAGCAAGTCTGTTGGAACATCTCATAATAGCAATGGTCAAGCAGTTAAAGTAGAGCATCGAGGAACTGTGGATCTTGATAGCTTACGAGGGCAGACTTCTTTAGACATAGATGATTCATCAGTAGTTAGAAGTGTAGAGTCAGCTGAGCAGATAGGCTTACCGTTTAGGCAGGAGTTGCTTTCTCCATGTGAAGTTTCTGATTTTGAAACAAGAGAAACATGCAAGGCTGGCTTGAATCAAGAGAAAACTGCAGATTCGACATCAGCTTTCATCAATGATCCTGAAATTGGATCTTCTAGGAGAATTTTGAACTGGAAAGGAGTGGGTGCCGAGGTCGATCAAGAGGTGGTCAAAGCATGTAATCAAACAGCAGCGGTAGAAATTGCTGAAAGTGTATTTGGGTCAAGTTCCAATGCGCAGAACCTCAATTGCAAG GGTAGTGTCTGCGGAGCTGATTTGGATTCACTTCTGGAAAAAGGGCACCTGAATGCTAGTGCTGTTTTCCAAAACAGCTTGTCTGAAGAATTAAAG CCAAGTATCTCAGTTGGAAAGGTTGTAAATTCACAAGATGGAGCTAGGTCAGAAACTTTGCAGAAGCCAGTGATGAG GTTGAGTTTGAAGTCAACGGCATAA
- the LOC105762104 gene encoding early nodulin-93 isoform X5 has protein sequence MGIPSEMRDVWVQRRAKFFIIPSPAEDQKKLRAQQSSQEGIRAGLKAAAITGVFTAVPTLIAVRKVAWAKANLNHTAQALIISGASIAAYFITVDKTVLESARKNSRAQFDNKTA, from the exons atgggaaTTCCGTCAGAAATGAGGGATGTTTGGGTACAGAGAAGAGCAAAGTTCTTCATAATTCCTTCTCCCGCTGAAGACCAGAAGAAATTGAGAGCCCAGCAATCCTcccaag AAGGTATTCGTGCCGGTCTCAAGGCTGCTGCCATTACCGGCGTTTTTACCGCTGTGCCTACA TTGATTGCAGTTCGTAAGGTTGCTTGGGCAAAGGCAAACCTCAACCATACTGCTCAAGCACTTATCATAAGTGGAG CATCGATTGCCGCTTACTTCATTACTGTTGATAAAACCGTGTTGGAAAGCGCTAGGAAGAATTCTCGAGCTCAGTTTGACAACAAAACTGCTTGA